Genomic DNA from Limnochordia bacterium:
GCCTGGGTCAAAATAGTAGATCTTACCGGCCTTCTTAAAACGTATGCCGACAACTATAGCCATAAACTCATTCTCCTATCGTGATGACTCCTTTGACTTGTGATAGATACTACCACAGCACCGCAAGATGATCACCTTCTATAAGCTTGAAAGGATCCTATCTAGATAGATCCGGAAATACCCTGTTCCTTGACGGTAATTTAATGCCGCTTCAATGGTTTGGCAGATTTGCAGAAGTCCAGCTAGATCGCAATGTCTGGCTATTTCCTCCAGTTTTTGCTCCCAATCAACATTGACCAGGTTCTCCTTCATACCCGCTTTGACCAAGAGGAGATCCCTATACCAGGATAACATAATCCGCAGGGCTAATCTGGCCTGTTGTTGATCCTTCTCCCAGGATGTACTTTCGCTATATAATTTTGCCCACCCGTTGCCTCGCACATCCACAAGGTAGCTGAGTAACAAGTGACGCATCTGCAAAACATCACTGGAAAGTGCATTAACAGCAGCCCCCACCCGTCCTTCAAAGAGTCTCGCCAGAACCTTCGCCTGATGAGCGTCGGCCCCCATATTAACCAGGTACTGCGTAGCCACATCAATGGCGGCTGGCTGGAAAGAGAGGACTTGGCACCGTGACAGAATTGTAGGCAAGAACTGGGACCGGCTTTCTCCGGTCAAAATGATCACTGTCTGTCCTGGGGGTTCCTCAAGCATCTTCAACGAGCTGTTAGCCGCCTGAACGGTTAGTCTGTCCGCCCCATCTATAATGCAAACCTTATATCCCCCAAGCTCAGCCTGATAGTTCAATCGTTCCTGCATGGCCCGAATTTGATCGATCTTCAGGGAACCACCTGCGGCATCGAGTAGAAAAAGATCCGGATGTGCCAATTGTCCCTCGTACAACTTACAGGCATCACACTGCTCACAGCCGGTACCATGGACACAATGTAGGGCCTTGGCAAAGGCTAGACTACACGTCCGTTTTCCCACACCATCAGGACCATAGAAGAGATAGGCATTGGCCACTCGGTTCTCATTGATGGCTCTTTGCAATATTTGGCAAATCATCTCATGTCCAATAATCTGATTAAGGTTTAACACCAAAGACATCACTACACTTCCCTTTGGTTTTGCATCACCACTAGTCTAATTATGATGGTATTTCCCGCATCATGCAAGTGCATCCCCGTTCTTCCGCAACCTGGAACAACTAGTTTTAAGGAGCTTTTCAATCATCGGCTTGATTTCATCTAGGATCTGTTCCTTGGATTTTCCAGTGACATCTATTCTCATCACCCGTTTGGGGTGTTGGGCATGAATGTTCAGATATCCTTGCCGTACACGATTCTTATAGCCGAGGTCTCGTTGTTCGATCCGGTCGGCCGCATCGCGCCTATCGCCAAAGGAGCTACCTACCTCCCGATCAAACAGCAGAGTCAAATCGGCGGTCAATCCACCAGTAGTCCACTTATTTAACTGTTCTATCAAGTGCAAATCCTCTCCAAGCCCGTATCCTTGGTAAGCCAAAGAAGAATCGGTAAACCGATCACAAAGAACAATGGTCCCCTCCTGCAAGGCCGGGGCAATAACCTCCCAAATATGCTGAGCCCGATCGGCCATCATTAGGCACAGTTCTGCCTTAGGGTCTAGGGACGTTTTCCCTGAAAGGAGAATATCCCGCATCACTCGACCGTAGTAGGTTCCTCCGGGTTCCCGTGTTATCAGAACGGGCAGTTGCCTTCTCTTTAACCATGCACTCACAAGCTCTATTTGGGTTGACTTTCCGGTTTGGTCAATCCCTTCGAAGGTAATCAGTTTTCCCCGACTCATATTCAGCGTGGCACCTAGTCTGCTAGACCTGGTGGCACAACCTCCCCCCTTTGGACCAATAACAATACATCTATGCAACAGTTCACTTCACAACTCTTAGCCTGGAAGGATCCTGGTTGAAACTTACACCAAGCACCAAGGCTCGAATCACATATTCGACGACTTGCTCCGTAATCTCCTCACCAGGAACCAAGACAGGTATTCCCGGTGGATACGGGGCAAGGACACTCCCAGCAACCCGTCCCTTTGCACCTCTAATGTCCACTCCATCACACTGCGCAAGGAAAGCCTCCCTAGGGGTAAGCCTTTGGGGTGGCAGATCTGGCCAAAGGGGAATTTCAATCCTTTGCCCTTTATCCTGAGTAAACTCCTTAGTCAACCGTCCTAATCCTTCTATGAGAGCGTCCGCTGATTCATCGTTATCCCCTGGCGTAAGTAGGAAAAGAACACTGCAAGGATCGGCAAGTTCTGCCTCCAATCCGACTTGACGTAGGTATCTTTTTGCCTCCAGACCGCTTATTCCCAATCGGGTCACAAAGACAAGCAGCTTCAATGGATCCCAATCAACAATCCCCCGGGCGGCAAGTTCCTCTGGTGTTGGGCACCACAGACCCGGTAATTCTGCAATTCGTTCCCGAAGAGTCATAGCAAGATCCAGCGTCCGTCCAAAAAGCTGCCTTCCTTGTTGCGCGAGCTGCCAACGGGCGGCATCCAATGATGCCAATAGTAAAGGAGAAGGGCTTGTTGATTGAATCAACTTAACACAATGATCAACACGGTCAAAGGGATGAACTACGTGTAACCATGCAGACCCGGTAAAGGAACTGAGCATCTTGTGTGGGCTTTGGGCAACGGCCGTGACTTCTGACCAAGTCACTGCCGATGGGGGTAACCCTTCATGGGCAACGAAATGAGGCCCATGGGCCTCATCCACGAGCAACTTTGTTCTTGTTCTATCGCAAAACCTCCGCAGCAAAGCAAAATCATTAACAAACCCATGATAAGTGGGATGTACAACCATTACCGAAGATAGATCCTGCCATGACTCATTTAGCGAACTTAGATCTACACCAACAGGAAGAGCCCATGTGGCATCATACATCACTGGTAACCACCGGGGATTAGCGCCACTTAGAATTAAACCCCGCACCGCAGATATGTGGCAGTTACGGGCAAGCAGTACCTCCTGTTCGCAACCAACAGCTAAAAGCATCCCAATAATACCCTGGCTTGTCCCATTGGATAGAAACAGTGTACGCTCTACACCGTAAAGGTCGGCGGCTAGTCTCTCTGCATTCCGAAGCACCGTAGGCTCATCATTCCCTGCTTCGGGACATTCAATTACATCAGATAAGTCCATGCCCGCCCAAAATTCTCTGCAGTCAGCAAGCACACTCGGTAATGCCCGACCCTGTTTGTGACCAGGGGTATGAAAGGGAACGACTCCCCGCTGCACATAGGCTAAAAGACCAGATAAATAGGGCGTTGCCTTTTGCGGTCTGTTAACTTGCATCATGTAATCTAGACGACTATCGGATCATCATCCGAGAAGCACGTCGTCAAACCACCTTTCACGTAGGGATGAGATCTGGATCTTGGTGGCCAAAGCATCAGTAAACTCCTTCAGAACGGTGCAGGCAAATCACATCTACTGATCATCTTCTTCAAGAAAACCAGTGATACCCAAGGTTCATCTTTCACATACTCCAGGCGGTACTGCTCACCCAAAAATTCTTGATCTGTTGAACCAGGAAATCATAGTCGGAATCGCCAGGCCTACTTCGAACAATGATCTTTTCGCAGGCACTGCAAATCGTTGCACCGCAGAAACGCAAACCCTCTAACTTACTTCGACATACTAAGCACCGGTCCTTGGGTACCCCACCCATAAACTCACCGCCTTACTCTCACTTCCATTATTACTATATTACACATATAGCCCTTTTTCCCTTCTGCATTTGACTATACCTACATTTCAGCAGTCTGTTATAAGCATATGTTATTCACCGTAAACCAAAGCTGTTACTTTGAAGTAGTTCAAACAACTGGAAATTAGGAAAAACAACGGTGATTCATCCATACTGGACGGAACCACCGTTGTCTTGTTAATGGCGGCTTAACTACAGGAGGATTACTCTTAATGAACACTTGCATCAATCATTCAACAGTAAGTCTGTACCAGCTTGTCCCTGTCCTACATACTAAGGACTTCCACACTACCAAAGGGAACAAGTGGTGGTATGGACATCCGCGCAGCTTTGTTGTGTGTGAATGGCTTAATTGGTGGTATTGACATTCTCCCAACACAACTACCTTGCAACGTATTTCCCTCCGGGGCGGAGAGTAAACCTACTCCAGAAAACACCGCTATGACCAGCACAACACTTAACACTAGTGCTGATATATGCCGCTTTCCTGACAAGCAACTCACCTCCATCCTTGGTATGAAGTAGCTTGCAGGGAAGGGGGTTTTACATTGCCCTGCAAGCCCTTTCTTGCCGACGCCCCTATGATAACAACTACTTTACTTCTTGTCAAGCCCTGTTTGACATAATCTTGTTTGACTTACGTTCCCTTCTGTGGTAGATTGTACTTGTGTTCAGTACTCATAAACATACGGGATTAACAGAGGTGGTGTCTGCTATGACCCAGGTAACTCTAGGTGAAAAGATACGCCGCATGCGAAAACGTTTGAATCTGACTCAGCAAGAATTGGCCGGGGATGATTTCACAAAGAGCTTCATTAGTCAGTTGGAAAAGAATGAGGCAAATCCGT
This window encodes:
- the tmk gene encoding dTMP kinase — protein: MSRGKLITFEGIDQTGKSTQIELVSAWLKRRQLPVLITREPGGTYYGRVMRDILLSGKTSLDPKAELCLMMADRAQHIWEVIAPALQEGTIVLCDRFTDSSLAYQGYGLGEDLHLIEQLNKWTTGGLTADLTLLFDREVGSSFGDRRDAADRIEQRDLGYKNRVRQGYLNIHAQHPKRVMRIDVTGKSKEQILDEIKPMIEKLLKTSCSRLRKNGDALA
- the holB gene encoding DNA polymerase III subunit delta' — encoded protein: MSLVLNLNQIIGHEMICQILQRAINENRVANAYLFYGPDGVGKRTCSLAFAKALHCVHGTGCEQCDACKLYEGQLAHPDLFLLDAAGGSLKIDQIRAMQERLNYQAELGGYKVCIIDGADRLTVQAANSSLKMLEEPPGQTVIILTGESRSQFLPTILSRCQVLSFQPAAIDVATQYLVNMGADAHQAKVLARLFEGRVGAAVNALSSDVLQMRHLLLSYLVDVRGNGWAKLYSESTSWEKDQQQARLALRIMLSWYRDLLLVKAGMKENLVNVDWEQKLEEIARHCDLAGLLQICQTIEAALNYRQGTGYFRIYLDRILSSL